From Magnolia sinica isolate HGM2019 chromosome 13, MsV1, whole genome shotgun sequence, one genomic window encodes:
- the LOC131222695 gene encoding beta-glucuronosyltransferase GlcAT14B-like — protein MKDLIPIQSSVLRPPSMERRWILPLSVASLLSLLLLFLTTLSSTPLSFLSTSTTTVGPATFVESKLHVSPISTLPPPPRLAYLISGSAGDGQMLKRTLQALYHPINQYVVHLDLESSPEERLDLHDFVSNHPVFTRIGNVRMITRANMVTYRGPTMVANTLHAAAILLKDGGEWDWFINLSASDYPLVTQDDLLHTFSYLPRDLNFIDHTSDIGWKEFQRAKPIIIDPGLYMSKKADVFWVSQRRSVPSAFKLFTGSAWMALSRPFIDYCIWGWDNLPRTVLMYYANFISSPEGYFHTVICNAQEFLNTTVNHDLHFISWDNPPKQHPHHLTASDMSGMVDSNAPFARKFQRDDPVLDKIDAELLFRGPGMLVPGGWCMGPRVNGSDPCLLVGNTTVLRPGPGAVRLERLTVSLLSKENFRPRQCK, from the exons ATGAAGGATCTTATCCCTATCCAATCTTCTGTACTCCGCCCTCCTTCCATGGAACGCAGATGGATTCTGCCTCTGTCCGTCGCATCCCTCCTCTCTCTACTCCTCCTCTTTCTCACAACCCTCTCTTCCACACCTCTCTCCTTCCTCAGCACCTCAACCACCACCGTGGGGCCCGCCACTTTCGTTGAGTCCAAGCTCCACGTGTCGCCAATCTCCACCCTCCCTCCCCCGCCCCGTCTCGCCTACCTCATCTCCGGCTCCGCCGGCGACGGCCAGATGCTCAAACGGACGCTCCAGGCACTCTACCATCCGATCAACCAGTACGTGGTCCACCTCGACCTGGAATCATCCCCTGAGGAACGGCTGGATCTCCATGATTTCGTTTCCAACCATCCCGTCTTCACCCGAATTGGGAACGTCAGGATGATCACGAGGGCAAATATGGTCACGTACCGGGGCCCCACGATGGTCGCCAACACGCTCCACGCTGCCGCCATCTTGCTGAAGGATGGTGGGGAGTGGGACTGGTTCATCAATCTCAGTGCGTCGGATTACCCGCTCGTGACCCAGGACG ATCTGTTGCACACGTTTTCTTATTTGCCGCGGGATCTCAATTTCATCGACCACACAAGCGATATTGGGTGGAAAGA ATTTCAACGGGCGAAGCCAATTATTATAGATCCAGGGTTGTATATGTCGAAGAAAGCGGATGTTTTCTGGGTTTCACAGAGAAGAAGTGTTCCGTCCGCTTTCAAGCTCTTTACAG GCTCTGCTTGGATGGCGCTTTCTCGGCCATTCATTGACTACTGCATATGGGGATGGGACAATCTTCCACGAACTGTCCTCATGTACTACGCAAACTTCATTTCCTCGCCTGAAGGCTACTTCCACACTGTCATCTGCAACGCCCAGGAGTTTCTCAACACTACCGTCAACCATGATCTGCACTTCATATCCTGGGACAATCCCCCCAAGCAGCATCCCCACCACCTCACTGCTAGTGACATGTCGGGCATGGTTGACAGCAACGCGCCTTTTGCGAGGAAGTTCCAAAGAGACGATCCCGTACTTGACAAGATAGATGCTGAGCTCTTGTTCCGTGGTCCAGGCATGCTTGTACCAGGCGGATGGTGCATGGGGCCACGAGTGAACGGGAGTGACCCATGTTTGCTTGTGGGTAATACAACAGTCCTGAGGCCGGGTCCTGGCGCTGTGAGGCTAGAGCGCCTAACTGTCTCTCTCCTATCAAAGGAAAATTTCCGTCCGAGACAGTGCAAGTAA